Within Quercus lobata isolate SW786 chromosome 5, ValleyOak3.0 Primary Assembly, whole genome shotgun sequence, the genomic segment CAATTCCTGTTATGTTTGTATCTCTCTATCACTTTAATGATGACTATAAAATATGTCTTCCATACGTTCTAGAACCCTAGTACATGAATCCCTAGGTACAGGGGCAAGAGCCAGGGCAGgttgaagggggggggggggaattgcCAGCCCTGGCCCgcctaaattttatttacttatatgtCATGAGTTTGCTACCTCCAATCATATGCCTACACTGACTAAATAACAGGAATATCAGGAAATAGAGCTTAAGCTTAATTACTGTTGTGTGAGTttcaaggtttttgtccttttATCAATTTATTCGCTCCCCTCCATATGGCTGGCCCATCTTAATTTttgtatctttatttatttatttattttttttttcataatagagGATTTTATTAGGTAAACATGACaggggattttttttatatccatttattttcttgttttgtttcatgCATGGATTTGCTTTAcgtatttctttttcatttataaaataaacattggactattgttttttatttatttatggaaacTACATTATAtatggaagaaaaataaaatcattaataaTCTACCAATGTGTTTTAAAGCtcaaaatacacacacacatatatatatatatatatatatatataaaagaacaaTTAAGAAACACAAGTTTTAATTGGAAtgattgaaaataatattattattgcctgataaaaatgataaaagaatcTCCACAAATTTCTAATGTAGTAATTTATTCTTTgctaataaaatttgtttaaacaataaaatgtaaagttaattatataataaattctaaagcttaatatttttttcattttaaactttgaattttcaagTGTATGTAAGTTCATAATTtcgtttttaaaatattacaatatcACATTCATATGAGTTGTACTTGAGTTTTCCAACTACTAAAATCTTTTATGAGAATTgtaaatgagatttttaattaaaaaattattcatgtGTAAATGAATCCCTAATAGAAAAATACAGTATtatactaatgttatttttttgtgtttatgccCGTATGGATTGCTTATAAATTTTGCCCCTTCTGAACTTAAATTCTGACTCTGCCATTACCTAGGTAGTCAAGTAATCATGGgttgaaaacataatttaacatgcagttttcctcttatttatttattcatttattattatttttacattacatatattcctaaaaaaaaattaaataggttttATGAGggtttgattattaaaaaataaaaaaccgaAAAATATATGTGTAGCCAAAACCAGTAATCTGAATTTGGTTAAACAGATGAAACCCAGCTCAATCTCTGGTGGTGTGAAAATGAATTCCTCTCAAGCAGAGCTGATTCAAGATTGGCATAAAAATGGACAATGCCCAAAAGGAACAATCCCCATAAGACGAGAACAACAAGATGAACACCCTCATGGTCGTGGTGTCAAATGGATACCACGTAGAACACAGCTTAATCAAAGCATTAATAATGACAATCATAATGAGGTATATTCATTAATTTATCAAATGAAAtgatatttttacatatataatcatgtcacactgtttttttttttttgtttgtttatgttttaatttcatttataaataaaaatttctcttGCTGACATATACGAATAATATTTTGAATAGTTTGCCACTGTTGATATTGAGGGTGGTACATTCTATGGAGGACGTGCAATATTAAACGTATGGAACCCTGTCGTTTACAGTAATGGAGactttagtcttgctcaaataTGGGTTACAGCTGGCCCTGATAAAGAAGTAAACACTGTTGAAGCTGGATGGAAGGTAAGTTTCTAATGATAAAGTTTTCTTTacaattattaaatattaataaattaaaatatattaaataagaaGCATAATGAGTGAGTAAGGCCATGTTTGGATGCATATTTTTCAtgactcaatttccgtcactcatcactcatcactttaCAATATTACACCCGTTTGGCACTATCACTCAATAGTTTTCATACTATTTGTGGGCCACATACTTGTgtactgggaaaaaaaaaaaaaaaaaaaactcagatcACTtgaacccagtgaaagaagaagaagaagaagaagaaaaaacccagaaacccgaacccagtgaaagaagaaggggaaaaaaaaaagcaagaacaCCGAAGACCGAACCCAAgagaagaaaggagaaaaaaaaaggaaaaaaaaaaagaaaagaaaaagaaagcaagaacACCCGAGACcaaacccaagaaaaaaaaatggtagattgGTCAAAAGGTGCATTTGAGTTATGACTAGTGGCTCCccatgtgtgtttaattataaaaatgtcattgagttatgagttatgaaaactgaaaatagttaaaatgcgttttcagtttccataactcatcactaaaaaatcagagaattgagtgatggaaacaaagttATGAAAACAGAGTGATGGTGTTGCCAAACGGATTTTTCGCTATGAGTCCCactatttttgagttatgagtctcactatttttgagttatgagttatggaaacagaaaattgagttatggaaacaggcCATCCAAACACCTCCTAACTGTTCTCATCTGCTTCACAAGAACCCCACATAGCATGtgaaattaaaaaggaaattttaaaacaaagaatattgatataaattttgaaaatagaaatttAAGGTAGATGtaataaattgataaatatCTCATTTCATGGTTGCAGGTAGATTATCCTGACAGAAAAACAAGGTTGTTCATATTTTGGACTGTAAGTTAATTTACTTATTCCCttccaaaatatatttaaatttgcaCTATAAATCAAGACAATTACATTTACCATTTACATAACTAAAATATTTGGTGCAAGTGTTTCTTGAACTAACTTATTCTTGTTCCTATAATTAAGGGAGATGGCTACAAAAGTAAGGGTTGCTACAATCTTGAATGTCCAGGTTTCGTGCAAATAAACCACAAATTTGCTCTTGGTTCTCCCATAAAACCTGTTTCTAGATACTCTGCGCAGCAATTCGAAATAGGGATAACCATATACAAGGTAACAGACAtatttatttcctttaaaaattattctaatccattaaaaaaataccaagacaacaattacaaaaataactagTTTATCATCAATGCCATGAACGGAAAtgctaatataatataattgtcagccctctttgatttttttttttttttgagatacaaaagataaaaattctactctaatctaatctaaatgTGCATATATGTGAAACTCCGTCCTAGAGTGACCATCACACTAAAGATGTGCGATggtgccctttttttttttttttttttaaatctaaatatgaaatatgaTAACTATGCTCATtattaaaacatatatttatatgtgtTGATATTTATGCGAGATTACCTAATTAATTTAGGTTATTTTGTAGAACTCAAATTCCAATTTTactactttctaaaaaaaaaaaaaaattccaattttacTATTATGTCACTTTTTAAAGCTACACTATCAATTAGCCTCTAATATAAATGATTAGCCAATTGAACTAAGCATAAATAATAAACATAACATAAGAAGCATATAAAGCATATTACATGAgcagttcaaattcacaaacaaGCACCGGTTGCATCTTAAAGCCACGATGGCTGAAATGGAAGTGCGCTAATGATTCCCAAAACATCAATTCACTCACAACTCTCAAGGATAGTGGTGATTGTGATTGGGGATGAACATGTCTCAAGGATTTGGCTATGGTGAGAAGAAAGAGTacagagattttttttttttttttttttttaatccaaaaaaaaggagagaattgatagtattttgcactcacaACAAGGGGTATACTTCACTGAATTCTCAGATGGGATTTTTAGTGTTTAATATGTTAGGAATGATTTTGTATATGAGATTAGATGTTCCATTAtatgaaaaagtgaaatgttagtgaaccattttaggaaaatttttatagaaaaaaaaaaattaatgttttgataattttttctgttttctatAGAAGTTgtgtcaaaaattttcaaaaattgtttgtttataattgCCCTAAGGGTATCTGTTAACAGgaccttttaaaaaatatggtgTACTAAGATTCTAATGGAGGGCTttaatatgatatattattatCTTTCAGAAGAATATAGTCTTAGTAAAAACCTTTTTCATTCTCAGCCATTTTATAATTGCAATCATTGCCAAGCAAAACTGACATTGCCTAGGGCAGTTTTAGTAGTCGATAAAATTCTGTGTACATGTCTTGCTTGCTAAATTCTTGTACTTGTTGTATACTTCAGAGGAAAAGGAATTGGTGGTTACATGTGCAAGATCAGATACTTGGATATTGGCCTGGCTCCATCTTCCATTATTTAGCGAGTACTGCAACCAGAATTGTTTGGGGTGGAGAGGTTTACAACACGAATCCGAATGGTCATCACACAAGGACTCAAATGGGGAGTGGCCATTTCGGAAATGAAGGTTATGGAAAAGCAAGTTATTTTCGAAATATTGAATATATGGATAACTACAGTGGCAAGTTCATATACGTGCAGGTACGAAGTCTGCATGCATATGCAACAAGACCATTTTGCTATAATGTAGAAGTAGCAAATAATACAGTTGGAGGCTTTGGAACCCATTTCTATTTCGGGGGTCCTGGCTATTCAACACTATGTGCAGTATAGCAAATGGggaaaaaattgttgtaatCAATAAAAGTTCACATATCAGAGAGATCTTAGAAAggaaaacaagttttgatttaCATAATTATCACTCATTGTTGCGTGTGTTCCAATTATAGTCGTTTCACTAATATCTTTGGAggcacaattttttaattttaatttttttttaaaatgaatcagTAACATTTATAATAAACCAATAAGAATACAAAATCTTACAACATGTTAGGGTCATATATtatatgtaattggttaatccttcaaaacaacgcactttacttgtatcaAGAAGTATGTAGTCCAaacatatcaagtggtattGTTAAAGACATGAAGGTTGATCCAAGAAATAAGTTAAGAAAAGCTGGTTCACTAAATCTTGACACTAGCTCAATACTAGCTACTATCGAGGATAATTGAAGAAGCTTGACACAAGTTCAATCTATCTAGAATTACGATTTTAGAATTCTCAGATCTAAAATTTAGCACATGATGACTtgaatgattagggtttctctctctacaaccctagtcatatataagacttattttaaaagtcatcaagTACTAAAATAGAGGCCTAGAACTGCATTTGTACatcttagggttttgtaactaagtacTTCATGATTTGCATCatttatgaagtgaagaactttgcatccaACAACAATCAATCAAGTTGCTAGTCATTCACATACTAGGATCtatgcaaaggagttagtcatgGATTAACGATTTGTGCAAAGCAAAAAAGTCTGctacaagatcaagttcaattgggtattaaAGCGAATGTTCAACTGTAGATTAGTATTTTGGGATAAACAAAGGTAGTGATAAAATTCCTCATACTTATAACcacttgattattgattagtggattcttgggagtgatgaccttaaattcacctaaTAGGATTTTTGCCTTACaagaggtttttcccattcgtcaACAAATCatcgatttatttattttctactacatattagttatttggtgatttgttgatgcCTCCacaatttgcatgtaatttgatctaattaatcaacttgggtaattgaattaattaactatgGTCAAtctattttaacccaacaagtgATATGAGAGCGAGTACGCTCTGATTCgattttaatatttgttgtaTGATCCATTGACACCTGTTGTTATGGATCATGAACAATTTTTGATTATGTCTCCTTATTTGATGATACTAACCATGCATtctagaaagtacgcatgagagtttttttgcaatacttagACGATAAAGTCTGACAAGCTATCGAAATTTAATGGACCAAACCAACTGAACCACCGGTGTCATGGGATGATGACCATatcaaagtttcaaatttcaacagTTGAGCGTTGAATGCCTTGCTTAGTGCTGTGACTAAcaaggagtttaagaagatcTCATCCATTGAGCTCTAAGGAAGCATGGATAATCCTTTAAAACACTTATGAAAGTACCAAAGCTGTAAAAGATTCCAAGCTTCAGAGGCTTATCACGagctttgaagaaataaggatggatgacGATGAGATGTTTGATGAATTATATACCAAGTTAAAGGTCATAGTGAATTATGCCTTCAACTTAGGTGAAAAAATTCCAGAACCTAAGATTGTAAGGAAAATCCTCAGATCACTTCTAGAGCGGTTCCTTGCTAAGATCACTACCATagaagaatcaaaggacattgacatCATTCCTTTAATAGAGCTAATAAGAAATTTGCAGACTTATGAATTAGATTTAGTGAGAATTGGCAAGGGAGTTAAAAGCAAGAACATGGCTTTAAAAATGAAGAATGGTGAAGGAGATGAGTCTTCTGAAGATGAGAACAGAAAGTTTAAATCTTACATCACTCGGAAATTCTAGAAGTTCATCAAGAATGTGAATGTCAAGGCAAGTGACAAGGATCACAAACTATTTGAATTTCTCAATCTAAGTCTTAAGATAGATTCAAGAGAGAACCCAAAGAAGTTGGACAAAGCAGCAACAATTTGGCTGGTCCAAAGTGTTATGGATGTCAAGGGTACGGACATATGAAGCAAGAATGTCCTACTTATCTTAAGTCAACTGACAAGAAAAAAGCCTTAGTTGCCACCTTGAGTGATACTGGACCAGAAGTAGATTTGGAGGATAGTGATCAAGAAGGAACATTCATGGCCGTCACAGCAATTATTGATTCCCCCAAGGAATCTGAAGAACTGGTGGATGAGGAAGAAGAACTGATGGAgtcaaaatttgagaagatggataaAAAAGGTGACATTTATACTGCCTACTCAAAGGTTTACAAGAATTCTAAGAAGCATGAAAAGCTCTATAGGCTAGCCACAAGGAAGCTGAGTGAAGTGGAGTTGAAGAACTCTCTACTAAagttgatgaagcaaatcaaacCATAGGAGCACTAAGGTTTGAAAACAACTTCCTAGCAGAGAAAACCATGAAACTGGATGTAAAAGTGTTCCAAGTAAGGGCTCAACTGGAAAAAAACATCAAGTGCCAAGCTAGATGAAATGCTCAATTTCCAAAATGCAGCTTCTGACATAACTGGTCTCGAGTATGATAACTCTTTCGCCTCTTGTAGTACCTCTTCTAGTACTTTACATTACGTCATTTTTGTTCCTCTTGCTTCAAATGCTAAATTTGAGATAAATGAGACTAAGATAGAAATAGTTAGTGAGGATAAATATGATAATGGCAAAATCCATTCTCAGAGAACCTCCCAAAATTCTTAAGAAAGAGACTAAGCAGAATAATCATCACTCCATTAATATGAAGTCTCAACCGAAGAAACCACATTTCTCTCATCACTGTGGAGCATCGGGACACACTCGTCCAAATTCCtataagtggcttgccactcaacaaagcaatagtCTGTCATCATTTGGAAGCCAAAATCAATTCCAAAATTCCTTGTCTCCTCTTGGAGAACTTCTAAAAGCTATTCTTTTTCTATCTAATTTCAATGGGATTAATCCTCCTTATCCACCTAAGTAGagatctcaaaaaaagaaaacttctcCTTTCTTCAAATCTCTAGTTTAGAAGGACAACAACTCTTCTAAGTGATTTTTTCACTTATCATTTAGCATCTCTTgtatgtttttgttgttttgagtTAGTTTAGTTTTATTGctttttaatatgtttgtttgtttgctttgtttattgtttgaaataaaaaaacaaaaaaatggaggaaaattgcaaaatacaaaaacattatgtgtttgtgtatactGGTACTGGtacttgtagcttagatgagcctTTTCATGCGCAACTAAGTAATGTGAGCATTATGGCTCATTATGTGATTTGTATGAATTGGTTAATCTTTTATCATTCATAACcttatcactctttttgatgggaaggactaaaatatcctaagagaaaggcataaataaccatctcaccaatAAAACTcgttgttaggacatatgtgaa encodes:
- the LOC115989606 gene encoding uncharacterized protein LOC115989606, which gives rise to MAYVNNNKLECLLFFLFASSYVLGDTFVCGRKIENMKNNVLVKRKGTIKTIEGEDGDIIDCVDIYQQPAFDHPLLKNHTIQMKPSSISGGVKMNSSQAELIQDWHKNGQCPKGTIPIRREQQDEHPHGRGVKWIPRRTQLNQSINNDNHNEFATVDIEGGTFYGGRAILNVWNPVVYSNGDFSLAQIWVTAGPDKEVNTVEAGWKVDYPDRKTRLFIFWTGDGYKSKGCYNLECPGFVQINHKFALGSPIKPVSRYSAQQFEIGITIYKRKRNWWLHVQDQILGYWPGSIFHYLASTATRIVWGGEVYNTNPNGHHTRTQMGSGHFGNEGYGKASYFRNIEYMDNYSGKFIYVQVRSLHAYATRPFCYNVEVANNTVGGFGTHFYFGGPGYSTLCAV